The Rhododendron vialii isolate Sample 1 chromosome 1a, ASM3025357v1 region AAAGTCTGTACATGAACTGTGTCTGTGCCCATCCAGTCCAAGGGAGTTCATGTAGTACTACTGCACTTAATCATGAGCGTGGCTTCTATACAGTTCTCCATGGACATTGCTAATCACATGCCTCCTTCTTTTCTGAAACTGGTGTTGTATACTTTCCACATATCTGCCAATATTGACAGAAGACATTGTTCATGTGTTCGGTAGCCTTATGTTGATGATCCTCAGAATTTTGGCTTACAAGTTACAGATATGGAAAGTCTATTCAATATGACCGTGGAATCAGATAAATCTGGGCTTCAGGTTCTCCATTTGTTGCTATATAAACCGCTCCATATCTATCTGTGTAATCATGCGCTATTGTGGTCACTAACTTTAACTTGGATGTGCCAGGTTGCCATTCATGCTATAGGTGATAGAGCAAATGACTTGATCTTGGATATGTACAAGTCTGTGGTTGCTAAAAATGGGATGAGAGACCGAAGATTTAGGGTAAATAATATCTCCAAAATATTTAGAAATTTATCTAACATCAATCATGGAAGAAGATTCAGTGCAGCATAGTTTTTTTGTTGCCTGTTCTTTTCTTCATAGGGCCCATCTGTTTGCCCGGAATATCGAGAATTAGGATTGGACTATAAATCGAAAGGGCCCCATAGCCAACGTTCAAATGAAACTTTAGCGGTCAGGGTTAAGTATCCATTGGATATGAAATCCCACAAGGCCATGGCATATATAATGCCTCGACGGGTGTTGTGTTACTAATCCCATCACTATGAGTATGTCTGGTGGTTTCATATCTTATGGAATTATATCACCCTTACCTATTAGTCCAGTCAAACAAGCAGTCCCTTAATGTCGGCAAAATGTTACCTTCCATGACTATAACAAACGTTTGCAGATTGAGCATGCTCAGCATTTAGCACCTGGGACAGTAGGCCGATTCGGTGAAGAAGGAGTTGTTGCTTCAATGCAGGTTCATGAGGCTTCAAGTTTTCAAATTACCATTTATTGTGGACCCTATTTTTGTCCTCAAGGGCTTCAATTCATTTGTTGCTCTGAGTGGAGAtggttttatttggttaaaatttGAAACCACTTGTTAACAGCCTGATCAATTACTGGGTGATGCTGATTCTGCAATTAGAAAGCTCGGGGCGGAAAGGGCTCAGAGAGGATCATATCTATTTCGGTCACTCCTTGCTAGCAATTTGTCATTTGGATCTGATTGGCCAGTGAGAAATTTCAGACGTTCTCTTTCTCAATtgtctatttatttttatttttatggaattTAGATTTCTCGTGAGAGATTATTCCCATGCAAGTTACATGTTTCATATTGTTTTTGTTGTGAATTTTCAGGTTGTAGAAATTAATCCTTTAAGTAGTATAAAGACTGCTATGAAAAGAATACCGCCTGGTTGGGAAAATGCGTGGATACCATCAGAGTGCATCAGTCTGAGTGATGCATTAAATGCGTACGGCAAATTAAACTACTTTCTGTGATCGGGGATTTTGTgttcattatttgaatttccaaattATACTGCACCTGGTCCTCTCTATTTTCCTTCTGTTTTTCCTTTCAGTTATCATCTTCGCTAATGTGACCTTCCCATGGCAGGTACACGATCTCAGCTGCCCGTGCATGTTTCCTTGACGAGGAGGTGGGGTCACTATCCCCTGGAAAATTTGCTGATTTTGTTGTGTTGTCTACTGAGTCATGGGATGAGCTCATGGCTGAAGGATCTGCATATGTCAAGGCTACATATGTTGGTGGCGTACAAGCGTATCCCTGAAAACCATTGGGCATACGGCCTGACAGGCCTTACCTTTCCGCCGGAGCTTCATGGGCGTTGCCCCGTTCCCCAATCAGAACAGTGGGAAATATAGGGCCATTAAAGGAGCAAGTCTGTAGGTTGTATAGTGCCATAAAAGGAGCAAATCTGTAGGTTGATCATTTAAAAGCATGCCCTGCATATTTCTTGTGATAAGTCCGTAGTTTGCTTGTTTAAAAGGATGCCCAATGCACATATCTCGCCTACCCCTAAAATCGTCGTATTTAGTGGTTCCCAAAGCTACATTTGCAGAGAATGTAATTTGGTTGTTGCTGAAGGAAGTTTGTATTATTTAAAGGATGTGAAACATCAAAGACTTTGCTAAAT contains the following coding sequences:
- the LOC131312429 gene encoding protein LONG AFTER FAR-RED 3 isoform X5: MKAVVAAIDLNSKSQDEFEDLKHGSWLLGGGWNNDLWGGEFPMASWIDDITPHNPVWLSRMDGHMGLANSMALKIAAITNNTGDPEGGGIVRTTDGEPTGLLIDSAMKLVLSCIPEVSIDGRREALVRASNHALTKGVTTIVDFGRYFPGTSAEHPWEDFSEVYRWADISGQMKIRVCLFFPMSTWSRLQGLIHEKGRKLSKWLYLGGVKAFADGSLGSNSALFYEPYVDDPQNFGLQVTDMESLFNMTVESDKSGLQVAIHAIGDRANDLILDMYKSVVAKNGMRDRRFRIEHAQHLAPGTVGRFGEEGVVASMQPDQLLGDADSAIRKLGAERAQRGSYLFRSLLASNLSFGSDWPVVEINPLSSIKTAMKRIPPGWENAWIPSECISLSDALNAYTISAARACFLDEEVGSLSPGKFADFVVLSTESWDELMAEGSAYVKATYVGGVQAYP